The Flaviramulus sp. BrNp1-15 genome has a window encoding:
- the purE gene encoding 5-(carboxyamino)imidazole ribonucleotide mutase, with translation MSKVGVIMGSKSDLPVMQDAVEMLKGFDIEVEVDIVSAHRTPEKLFDYGKNAHTRGFSVIIAGAGGAAHLPGMIASLSPLPVIGVPVKSSNSIDGWDSVLSILQMPGGVPVATVALNGAKNAGILAAQIIGTSDKCVLDKIIAYKEGLKIKVNESAKDLK, from the coding sequence ATGAGCAAAGTAGGAGTTATTATGGGTAGCAAAAGCGATCTACCAGTTATGCAAGACGCGGTAGAAATGTTAAAAGGGTTTGACATAGAGGTTGAAGTTGATATTGTTTCTGCGCACCGTACACCAGAAAAGCTATTCGATTACGGTAAAAATGCTCATACTAGAGGCTTTTCGGTAATTATTGCTGGAGCAGGAGGTGCTGCTCATTTACCTGGAATGATTGCTTCTTTATCACCTTTACCAGTAATTGGTGTTCCTGTAAAAAGCAGCAACTCTATTGATGGTTGGGATTCTGTTTTATCTATTTTACAAATGCCTGGAGGCGTTCCTGTAGCAACAGTAGCCTTAAACGGAGCCAAAAATGCTGGTATACTTGCCGCTCAAATTATAGGAACTAGTGATAAATGTGTTCTAGACAAAATTATAGCCTATAAAGAAGGCTTAAAAATAAAGGTAAACGAATCTGCTAAAGATTTAAAATGA